In one window of Polaromonas naphthalenivorans CJ2 DNA:
- a CDS encoding toprim domain-containing protein, whose translation MDSLQKTENYLVARGCDIHKVKDHLVEFRLPGETSRTPGGRLSLARDGTLKMWHRYAEKGLAAGEPWLPAGDIPIGDKSTPALRAHVDQLTVHQELAALIKVPKFSSVPGQLRSYDPEQVWRAADAALQAAGLIPSRLNGRYCDGSDQKPVYKLLVSNDGLATAFSFRGDIDLPAPWRVGRQTSDGKKTMFVTGRDLGLDGDLAPPRSSPALPRPVKTPEIHPADLDLNRDTIKSWMAAENPPADHRHLVKGNATLDGSQLRVYPGHHRYTGTMMVPMFRPDPMGRRDTVEVCGVHHLMPKLTFSTDKIMAKGSRTVGAFVPFPAPDSLMRAIVGDSLAPIQAWLAVADKTKPLVICEGVATGLAIQQSGAGNTLCALSSNNVMEVAKWVKNAGLFDSFPGVVIATDHDIGRDAAGRLKSSAIPRAFEAAKVTGFALAVPTATSQVGTDARDLLGEGGPQAVRDYIASAAPAADVEKARPDIFLSANVNQLSKEPEFER comes from the coding sequence GACCATTTGGTCGAATTTCGTCTGCCCGGTGAAACCAGCCGAACGCCCGGTGGCCGACTGTCCCTGGCACGGGACGGTACTTTGAAAATGTGGCATCGCTACGCAGAAAAAGGACTTGCAGCGGGTGAGCCTTGGCTTCCCGCAGGCGACATCCCGATTGGCGACAAATCGACTCCGGCGCTGCGGGCGCATGTTGACCAGCTGACCGTGCACCAAGAACTGGCGGCATTGATCAAAGTGCCCAAATTTTCGTCTGTACCAGGGCAACTGCGCTCGTATGACCCGGAACAAGTGTGGCGAGCGGCTGATGCGGCCTTGCAGGCGGCGGGTTTGATTCCGTCGCGCTTGAACGGACGTTACTGCGATGGCTCGGATCAAAAACCTGTCTACAAGCTGCTGGTGTCCAACGACGGTCTTGCAACCGCTTTTTCATTTCGTGGCGACATCGATCTGCCTGCACCGTGGCGGGTAGGCAGGCAAACCAGTGATGGCAAGAAAACCATGTTTGTCACGGGACGCGATTTGGGGCTGGATGGCGATCTTGCACCACCCCGGTCTTCACCTGCTTTACCGCGCCCGGTGAAAACGCCTGAAATTCATCCGGCCGATCTGGATCTGAATCGAGACACCATCAAGTCATGGATGGCTGCTGAAAACCCGCCTGCTGATCATAGGCACCTTGTCAAAGGTAATGCCACTTTGGATGGCTCGCAGTTGCGGGTGTATCCCGGGCATCATAGATATACCGGCACGATGATGGTTCCCATGTTTCGCCCTGATCCGATGGGCAGGCGAGACACGGTGGAGGTGTGCGGTGTGCATCACCTGATGCCCAAGCTTACGTTCAGCACCGACAAGATCATGGCCAAAGGCTCGCGAACGGTCGGCGCCTTTGTGCCTTTCCCAGCTCCTGATTCGTTGATGAGAGCAATCGTCGGCGATTCCCTGGCTCCGATTCAGGCATGGCTGGCAGTCGCTGACAAAACGAAGCCACTCGTGATCTGTGAAGGGGTGGCAACAGGACTTGCGATTCAACAGAGCGGTGCAGGCAACACGCTTTGCGCCTTGTCGTCAAACAATGTGATGGAAGTCGCCAAATGGGTCAAAAATGCGGGCCTTTTCGATTCATTTCCGGGTGTCGTGATCGCGACTGACCACGACATCGGCCGTGACGCGGCGGGAAGACTGAAATCAAGCGCCATCCCGAGGGCGTTTGAAGCTGCCAAGGTGACGGGGTTCGCTTTGGCCGTGCCTACTGCGACAAGTCAAGTTGGCACTGATGCGCGGGATCTGCTCGGCGAGGGCGGTCCCCAGGCCGTTCGTGACTACATTGCCAGCGCTGCACCGGCTGCCGACGTGGAAAAAGCGAGACCCGATATTTTTCTGTCGGCGAACGTAAATCAGCTTTCCAAAGAACCAGAATTCGAGCGGTGA
- a CDS encoding type IV secretion system protein, with amino-acid sequence MSKQNPYLNARREWDERYGGLISRARNWQLIAAGSLAVAVVAVVGIAFIGSQSKIQPFVVVTDQLGSPVAVARPAPVAKSDFDKRLMVAQLAAFIKDVRSMLPDAVAQQVTLNRVYAMAGRDVAGFLNDFFKDNSPFSVDGSVTRVDISSVIPQGGEAYQVSWVETKARPGATSVAEHWKAVVTVGVDAKLAENPKVALWNPFGIYVKSISWTKEAL; translated from the coding sequence ATGTCAAAACAAAATCCATACCTCAACGCCCGCCGGGAGTGGGATGAGCGCTACGGAGGGTTGATCTCACGCGCGCGCAATTGGCAACTGATTGCGGCTGGCTCCTTGGCTGTCGCGGTTGTGGCTGTGGTGGGCATTGCTTTCATCGGGTCCCAATCAAAGATTCAACCGTTTGTGGTTGTCACCGATCAACTCGGCTCTCCGGTTGCTGTGGCCCGTCCTGCGCCGGTTGCAAAAAGTGATTTCGACAAGCGGTTAATGGTGGCCCAACTGGCCGCCTTCATCAAAGACGTCCGCTCCATGTTGCCCGATGCTGTTGCCCAACAGGTCACGCTCAACCGGGTGTATGCCATGGCGGGGCGCGACGTGGCCGGATTCTTGAATGACTTCTTCAAGGACAACTCGCCTTTCTCGGTCGATGGTTCGGTCACCCGCGTGGACATTTCGTCGGTCATTCCCCAAGGCGGTGAAGCCTACCAAGTGTCCTGGGTGGAAACCAAAGCCAGGCCCGGCGCGACGTCTGTGGCAGAACACTGGAAAGCCGTCGTCACGGTCGGGGTTGACGCCAAGCTGGCAGAAAACCCCAAAGTCGCGCTCTGGAATCCATTTGGCATTTACGTCAAGTCCATCTCCTGGACCAAAGAAGCTCTGTAA
- a CDS encoding TrbG/VirB9 family P-type conjugative transfer protein, translated as MKKSLLTLTLTLTALALAASAFAQSNAAASHTKPPTVETIEADDHGQMSTQPLPPRSVPAVESLALHPTPAKQQITASPEVLAPTPMLPSAKVQVRKLPVADAARLAAAQRWEQTGVADALVGAGGVVEYPYGYSRPTITCAPLHVCSVALQDGEAATSVSIGDTVRWLLQTATAGAKPVMMIKPTQAGLSTNLVVTTDKGRIYYMHLVSSKTEYVPMVSWYDPAAMTRDLSAEAQTSARQKAEFEATMVATKIAAEQAKAQRVVADKSVGKLDPTTLDFGYTCTGEAAFKPARVFANDTHTFIQLPPGASASDAPAVFNVSNNETELLNSRLVNGYYIIDGKPAKLSLVLGVGASAQTVKCQKSVPNSLFSWGTK; from the coding sequence ATGAAAAAATCCCTCCTCACCCTCACCCTCACCCTCACCGCTCTTGCCTTAGCTGCCAGCGCATTTGCACAGTCAAATGCTGCTGCTTCGCACACCAAGCCGCCCACCGTCGAAACCATTGAAGCGGACGATCATGGCCAGATGTCCACTCAACCATTACCCCCGCGATCAGTTCCAGCAGTTGAATCCCTGGCTTTGCATCCCACCCCTGCAAAGCAACAAATCACGGCATCCCCTGAAGTCTTGGCTCCGACACCCATGCTGCCATCAGCCAAGGTCCAGGTAAGAAAACTTCCTGTCGCCGATGCCGCAAGGCTTGCCGCCGCGCAACGCTGGGAACAAACGGGCGTGGCTGATGCGCTCGTCGGTGCCGGTGGCGTTGTCGAATATCCCTATGGATATTCACGTCCCACGATTACTTGCGCCCCCTTACACGTCTGCTCTGTAGCACTGCAAGATGGCGAGGCCGCGACCAGTGTGTCAATTGGCGATACGGTGCGATGGTTATTACAGACCGCAACAGCCGGGGCAAAGCCGGTGATGATGATCAAACCGACACAGGCGGGCCTCTCAACGAACCTGGTTGTAACGACCGACAAGGGCCGCATTTATTACATGCACCTGGTGTCGAGCAAAACCGAGTATGTGCCTATGGTGAGTTGGTATGACCCGGCTGCCATGACGCGCGACTTGAGCGCCGAGGCGCAAACATCGGCACGGCAAAAGGCAGAATTTGAGGCAACGATGGTTGCCACCAAGATTGCCGCCGAACAGGCCAAAGCCCAAAGGGTCGTGGCGGACAAGTCGGTTGGCAAGCTTGATCCAACGACGCTTGATTTTGGCTACACCTGCACCGGTGAGGCGGCATTCAAACCTGCACGTGTCTTTGCCAATGACACGCACACATTTATTCAATTGCCACCTGGTGCTTCGGCCAGTGATGCGCCGGCGGTGTTCAATGTCTCGAACAATGAAACCGAGCTGCTGAATTCCAGGCTCGTAAATGGCTACTACATCATCGATGGCAAACCTGCCAAACTCAGTCTGGTTCTGGGTGTGGGTGCCAGCGCCCAAACCGTCAAATGCCAAAAATCAGTGCCAAACAGTTTGTTTAGCTGGGGCACCAAATGA
- a CDS encoding TrbI/VirB10 family protein, translating into MIFRFGKKSQTDDTADVEVAAIDGPGQPLEIHTPPPGTKRLSKKGQFLLLGGASTVASAILIGVMISGKSGGNAESKKQLTASDAPGQAAPYKENAEDIQRRATVAAAAVGNQATLQITDGQQTGPLTSRSSNPKGSPGGTQTASGGASPPSPAEAHRLWLQKRKYERIQGHIMASDSAETSDISKGGAALAAKSTAGGIMGVNADGEGVGGGVNQKLSAANGRAANARASATAEAMRMANLPAGVAGISSNSGNLPATLAGGGSAGLDPAVAAQARNKAFMKEAFDNGYLPELLKPKLGEFELTAGSVIPAVMLSGINSDLPGTIVAQTRQTVYATNDPDAVVIPQGSRLIGRYSADVAYGQSRVLAAWDELILPNGSRISLHGMSAADGQGQSGIEDQVNNHFWKTWSSALLVSFLGVAAQQSQPQNQGAFNTPSGSAQASAAAMNSLSDVSSKILQKSLNISPTLQVRPGMAFNVMVNRSIILPTYR; encoded by the coding sequence ATGATTTTCAGATTTGGCAAAAAGTCCCAGACTGACGATACAGCTGACGTTGAGGTGGCGGCCATTGATGGCCCGGGTCAGCCGCTGGAAATTCATACGCCACCACCTGGCACCAAGCGACTGTCCAAGAAAGGGCAGTTTTTACTCTTGGGCGGCGCGTCCACGGTGGCATCGGCAATTTTGATCGGCGTGATGATCAGCGGCAAAAGTGGTGGCAATGCTGAGTCAAAAAAACAATTGACCGCCAGTGATGCGCCGGGTCAAGCGGCTCCGTACAAGGAAAACGCTGAAGACATCCAGCGCAGAGCAACTGTTGCCGCTGCAGCGGTTGGCAATCAAGCCACTCTTCAAATAACTGATGGCCAGCAAACGGGGCCATTGACAAGCCGCTCGTCAAATCCAAAAGGCAGTCCTGGGGGAACTCAAACTGCCAGTGGTGGTGCCTCACCGCCCTCGCCCGCTGAGGCGCACCGGTTGTGGCTGCAAAAGCGCAAGTATGAGCGCATTCAGGGGCACATCATGGCTTCTGACTCAGCCGAAACCTCTGACATCAGCAAGGGTGGTGCCGCGCTGGCTGCCAAATCGACGGCGGGAGGAATCATGGGCGTGAATGCTGATGGTGAGGGCGTGGGTGGCGGTGTGAATCAAAAGCTCTCAGCCGCCAACGGGCGTGCTGCGAATGCGCGTGCGTCTGCCACGGCTGAGGCCATGCGCATGGCGAATTTGCCAGCCGGGGTGGCAGGTATCAGCAGTAACTCAGGAAATTTACCTGCCACTCTGGCCGGTGGCGGTTCCGCCGGTCTTGATCCTGCAGTGGCGGCCCAAGCGCGCAACAAGGCTTTCATGAAAGAAGCATTTGACAACGGCTACTTGCCAGAATTGCTCAAACCCAAATTGGGGGAATTTGAATTGACGGCTGGCTCCGTCATCCCCGCGGTCATGCTGTCTGGCATCAATTCCGATCTGCCTGGAACCATCGTGGCCCAAACCCGCCAAACTGTTTATGCCACCAATGACCCTGACGCTGTGGTGATCCCGCAGGGCTCGCGTCTGATCGGCAGGTACTCTGCTGATGTCGCCTATGGTCAATCACGGGTGCTGGCGGCTTGGGATGAACTGATTTTGCCCAATGGCTCGCGGATTTCATTGCATGGCATGTCGGCGGCCGACGGTCAGGGTCAATCAGGCATTGAAGATCAGGTCAATAACCACTTCTGGAAAACCTGGTCGTCAGCTCTGTTGGTGTCCTTTTTGGGTGTTGCCGCCCAACAGTCGCAGCCACAAAACCAGGGTGCATTCAACACCCCGTCCGGTTCGGCTCAAGCCTCTGCTGCCGCCATGAATTCCTTGAGTGATGTCAGTTCGAAGATTTTGCAAAAAAGCTTGAACATTTCGCCCACTCTGCAAGTTCGCCCTGGCATGGCTTTCAACGTCATGGTCAACCGCTCGATCATCTTGCCGACCTACCGATGA
- a CDS encoding cytochrome c biogenesis CcdA family protein, with protein MTLSLTVPQVGLSLFAGSLTTLSPCVFPLLPLVLGGALQGNRFAPVAMGVGMTTSFALIGMVLGALGPALGIDGDTVRAGGAAMLIAFAIVMLVPALGERFTQWMLPIASSANAASAKLDSGSLVGALMLGSVLGLVWSPCSGPLLGSALTLVASEGGVARGGLVLGIFGLGAAIPLVAVAYASRSGFMRMRDWVLARIESVRYVFALLLGAMGVAILTGGDKWLEAQVLKWLPDAWVNFTVGI; from the coding sequence ATGACCCTTTCATTGACTGTTCCACAAGTTGGGTTGAGCCTGTTTGCCGGTAGCCTGACCACTTTGTCGCCGTGCGTTTTTCCACTGTTGCCGCTGGTATTGGGAGGCGCTTTGCAGGGTAACCGCTTCGCACCCGTCGCCATGGGTGTGGGCATGACGACCTCATTTGCGTTGATCGGAATGGTCCTCGGTGCGCTAGGCCCGGCTCTTGGTATTGACGGCGACACCGTGCGCGCGGGTGGTGCTGCAATGCTGATTGCCTTCGCTATTGTGATGCTGGTTCCGGCCCTGGGTGAACGGTTCACGCAATGGATGTTACCGATTGCCAGTTCGGCGAATGCTGCATCGGCCAAACTCGACAGTGGCTCCTTGGTGGGCGCGCTGATGCTTGGAAGTGTTCTCGGCCTGGTATGGAGCCCCTGTTCTGGACCATTGCTGGGATCGGCCCTGACGCTGGTAGCCAGTGAAGGTGGTGTGGCGCGTGGTGGTTTGGTGCTTGGCATTTTTGGCCTGGGTGCAGCCATCCCATTGGTGGCGGTGGCTTACGCATCGCGCAGTGGTTTTATGCGCATGCGAGACTGGGTTCTAGCACGCATCGAAAGCGTGCGTTATGTTTTTGCGTTGTTACTCGGTGCCATGGGGGTCGCGATTTTGACTGGCGGCGATAAATGGCTTGAAGCGCAGGTTCTGAAGTGGTTGCCGGATGCCTGGGTTAATTTCACTGTAGGAATATAG